One stretch of Streptomyces sp. NBC_00443 DNA includes these proteins:
- a CDS encoding thiolase family protein, with protein MRDAVIVEAVRTPIGKGKPNGALAHVHPVELLAHTLRTLVERSGVDPALIDDVIGGTVDQVGEQAMNTTRYAALSAGFPETVPATTVDRQCGSSQQAVHFAAQGVISGAYDMVVACGVESMSRVPMWSNVPPGKDPFGPGIAERYPEGLVPQGISAELIAAKWSITREQMDAFAVSSHHKAAAAWDKGLFDAEVAPLEGVSRDECVRPGSTPEILAGLKPAYHDPVFAERFPQIEWNVTAGNASPVNDGASAVLIMSGEAAARLGLRPLARLHSFSVTGSDPVLMLTGVIPATEKVLRRANLSLDDIDLFEVNEAFSSVVLAWRQETGADLAKVNVHGGAIAIGHPLGASGTRLTTTLVHAMRERGARYGLQTMCEAGGLANAMILESV; from the coding sequence ATGCGTGACGCAGTCATCGTCGAAGCCGTACGCACCCCGATAGGCAAGGGCAAGCCGAACGGCGCCCTGGCGCACGTCCACCCTGTCGAGCTCCTCGCCCACACCCTGCGCACGCTCGTCGAGCGCTCGGGCGTCGACCCGGCGCTGATCGACGACGTCATCGGCGGCACCGTCGACCAGGTCGGCGAGCAGGCCATGAACACCACCCGCTACGCAGCCCTGTCGGCAGGCTTCCCGGAGACGGTCCCGGCGACCACCGTGGACCGCCAGTGCGGCTCCTCCCAGCAGGCCGTGCACTTCGCCGCCCAGGGCGTCATCTCGGGCGCGTACGACATGGTCGTCGCGTGCGGGGTCGAGTCGATGAGCCGGGTGCCGATGTGGTCGAACGTGCCGCCCGGGAAGGACCCCTTCGGCCCCGGCATCGCCGAGCGCTACCCCGAGGGGCTCGTCCCGCAGGGCATCAGCGCCGAACTGATCGCGGCCAAGTGGTCGATCACGCGCGAGCAGATGGACGCGTTCGCCGTCTCCTCGCACCACAAGGCCGCCGCGGCCTGGGACAAGGGCCTCTTCGACGCCGAGGTCGCGCCCCTGGAGGGCGTCTCGCGCGACGAGTGCGTACGCCCCGGCAGCACCCCCGAGATCCTCGCCGGCCTCAAGCCCGCCTACCACGACCCGGTCTTCGCCGAACGCTTCCCGCAGATCGAGTGGAACGTCACCGCGGGCAACGCGAGCCCCGTCAACGACGGCGCCTCCGCCGTGCTCATCATGTCCGGTGAGGCGGCGGCCCGGCTCGGCCTGCGCCCTCTGGCGCGGCTGCACAGCTTCTCCGTCACCGGCTCCGACCCCGTCCTCATGCTCACCGGGGTGATACCGGCGACGGAGAAGGTGCTGCGCCGGGCGAACCTGTCTCTCGACGACATCGACCTGTTCGAGGTCAACGAGGCCTTCTCCAGCGTCGTGCTCGCCTGGCGGCAGGAGACCGGCGCGGACCTCGCCAAGGTCAACGTGCACGGCGGCGCGATCGCGATCGGCCATCCGCTCGGCGCCAGCGGAACCCGTCTGACCACGACCCTGGTGCACGCGATGCGCGAGCGCGGCGCCCGCTACGGCCTGCAGACGATGTGCGAGGCGGGCGGCCTCGCCAACGCGATGATCCTGGAGTCGGTGTAG
- a CDS encoding TVP38/TMEM64 family protein → MLDDATTRSGGTAKASSRAAATELAVSAPAAVPVPVPVPAGFAARCTRTLISPWSRLSLLLVLLAAAASSVLLFEPQKLLANGWPPQVAGPAALVLFAVAYGLITVAFVPRPLLNLAAGALFGSEWGIGAAMAGTVLGAGIAFGLGRLLGQEALRPLLRGRLLKAADGQFSRHGFRSMLAVRLFPGVPFWAANYAAAVSRMGYVPFLLATAIGSIPNVAAYVVAGARASTPTSPAFLIALACIALPALAGAVVAWRKRHHLRVR, encoded by the coding sequence ATGCTCGACGATGCCACCACCCGCTCTGGGGGCACCGCCAAGGCCTCTTCCCGGGCCGCCGCCACGGAGCTCGCAGTATCCGCCCCCGCAGCCGTACCCGTTCCCGTCCCCGTGCCCGCGGGCTTCGCCGCGCGCTGCACGAGAACGCTGATCTCGCCGTGGTCCCGGCTGTCCCTGCTCCTGGTCCTGCTCGCGGCGGCGGCTTCGTCCGTGCTGCTCTTCGAGCCGCAGAAGCTGTTGGCGAACGGCTGGCCGCCCCAGGTGGCGGGCCCGGCCGCGCTGGTGCTGTTCGCCGTGGCGTACGGGCTGATCACGGTGGCGTTCGTGCCGCGGCCACTGCTGAACCTCGCGGCGGGCGCGCTCTTCGGCTCCGAGTGGGGCATCGGCGCGGCTATGGCGGGCACGGTGCTGGGGGCCGGGATCGCGTTCGGGCTGGGGCGGTTGCTCGGCCAGGAGGCGCTGCGCCCGCTGCTGCGCGGCCGGTTGCTGAAGGCGGCGGACGGCCAGTTCAGCCGACACGGCTTCCGCTCGATGCTGGCGGTGCGGCTGTTCCCCGGTGTGCCGTTCTGGGCCGCGAACTATGCCGCCGCCGTCTCCCGCATGGGCTATGTCCCGTTCCTGCTCGCGACGGCCATCGGTTCGATCCCGAACGTCGCCGCGTACGTCGTCGCCGGTGCCCGTGCCTCCACACCGACGTCGCCCGCCTTCCTGATCGCGCTCGCCTGTATCGCCCTGCCGGCGCTGGCCGGCGCGGTGGTGGCATGGCGCAAGCGCCACCACCTGCGGGTCCGCTGA
- a CDS encoding DNA alkylation repair protein — translation MSVTGGGTTEVPRSGLADTVLERLTATYGAAADPQRAVAARAYMKDIAPFLGIPTPERRALSRAVLKGTPRPDEADCTAIALRCWELPEREYHYFAVDYLRRHVGRCSSGFLPVTRHLITAVSWWDTVDALAAHVVGGLVAAGPKLTADMDAWIADDDLWVARTALLHQLRYKDHTDTRRLFAYCLRQSGHTDFFIRKAIGWCLREYAKTDPEAVRDFLAREQGRFAPLSVREALKNIGA, via the coding sequence ATGAGCGTCACAGGAGGGGGAACAACGGAAGTTCCCCGCAGTGGTCTGGCCGACACGGTCCTGGAGCGGCTCACCGCCACGTACGGCGCCGCCGCGGACCCGCAGCGCGCTGTCGCCGCCCGGGCGTACATGAAGGACATCGCCCCGTTCCTCGGCATTCCCACCCCCGAGCGCCGCGCCCTCTCCCGCGCCGTCCTCAAGGGCACCCCACGCCCCGACGAGGCCGACTGCACGGCGATCGCCCTGCGCTGCTGGGAGCTGCCCGAGCGGGAGTACCACTACTTCGCCGTCGACTATCTCCGCCGGCACGTGGGGCGCTGCTCCTCCGGCTTCCTGCCGGTGACCCGGCACCTCATCACCGCCGTCTCCTGGTGGGACACCGTCGACGCACTCGCCGCACACGTCGTCGGCGGGCTCGTCGCGGCCGGCCCGAAACTCACCGCCGACATGGACGCCTGGATCGCCGACGACGACCTGTGGGTCGCCCGCACCGCCCTCCTCCACCAGCTGCGCTACAAGGACCACACCGACACCCGGCGCCTCTTCGCCTACTGCCTGCGCCAGTCCGGGCACACCGACTTCTTCATCCGCAAGGCCATCGGCTGGTGCCTGCGCGAGTACGCCAAGACCGACCCAGAGGCCGTACGGGATTTCCTGGCGCGGGAACAGGGCAGGTTCGCGCCGCTGTCGGTGCGGGAGGCACTGAAGAACATCGGGGCATAG
- the tuf gene encoding elongation factor Tu yields MSKTAYVRTKPHLNIGTMGHVDHGKTTLTAAITKVLAERGSSTFVPFDRIDRAPEEAARGITINIAHVEYETDTRHYAHVDMPGHADYVKNMVTGAAQLDGAILVVSALDGIMPQTAEHVLLARQVGVDHIVVALNKADAGDEELIDLVELEVRDLLTEHGYGGDAAPVVRVSGLKALEGDPKWTASVEALLDAVDIYVPMPERYVDAPFLLPVENVLTITGRGTVVTGAVERGTVRVGDRVEVLGAGLESVVTGLETFGKPMDEAQAGDNVALLLRGVPRDAVRRGHVVAAPGSVVPRSRFSAQVYVLSAREGGRTTPVVTGYRPQFYIRTADVVGDIDLGEVGVARPGETVAMTVELGREVPLEPGLGFAVREGGRTVGAGTVTAVL; encoded by the coding sequence ATGTCCAAGACGGCATACGTGCGCACCAAACCGCATCTGAACATCGGCACGATGGGTCATGTCGACCACGGCAAGACCACGCTGACCGCCGCCATCACCAAGGTCCTCGCCGAGCGCGGGTCCTCCACGTTCGTGCCCTTCGACCGCATCGACCGGGCGCCGGAGGAGGCCGCGCGCGGCATCACCATCAACATCGCCCACGTCGAGTACGAGACCGACACCCGCCACTACGCGCACGTCGACATGCCGGGCCACGCCGACTACGTCAAGAACATGGTCACCGGCGCCGCGCAGCTCGACGGGGCCATCCTCGTCGTCTCCGCGCTCGACGGGATCATGCCGCAGACCGCCGAACACGTGCTGCTCGCCCGGCAGGTGGGCGTCGACCACATCGTGGTCGCGCTCAACAAGGCCGACGCGGGTGACGAGGAGCTCATCGACCTCGTCGAGCTGGAGGTCCGCGACCTGCTCACCGAGCACGGCTACGGCGGCGACGCCGCGCCCGTCGTACGGGTGTCGGGGCTGAAGGCCCTGGAGGGGGACCCCAAGTGGACGGCGTCCGTCGAGGCGCTGCTCGACGCGGTGGACATCTACGTTCCGATGCCGGAGCGGTATGTGGACGCGCCGTTCCTGCTGCCGGTCGAGAACGTGCTCACGATCACCGGCCGGGGGACCGTGGTGACCGGCGCCGTGGAGCGGGGCACCGTGCGGGTCGGCGACCGGGTCGAAGTGCTCGGGGCGGGGCTGGAGAGCGTGGTCACCGGCCTGGAGACGTTCGGCAAGCCCATGGACGAGGCGCAGGCCGGGGACAACGTGGCGCTGTTGCTGCGCGGGGTCCCCCGGGACGCGGTGCGCAGGGGGCACGTGGTCGCCGCGCCGGGCAGTGTCGTTCCGCGCAGTCGCTTCTCCGCACAGGTGTACGTGCTCTCGGCCCGTGAGGGCGGGCGTACGACTCCTGTCGTCACCGGGTACCGGCCGCAGTTCTACATCCGTACGGCGGATGTGGTGGGCGACATCGACCTCGGTGAGGTGGGTGTCGCGCGGCCCGGGGAGACGGTTGCGATGACCGTCGAACTGGGGCGTGAGGTGCCCTTGGAGCCAGGGCTCGGGTTCGCCGTCCGTGAGGGTGGCAGGACTGTCGGGGCGGGGACCGTGACCGCCGTCTTGTGA
- a CDS encoding spermidine synthase translates to MNEPIPVTRPVDYGTAKLMPDVDRKWAWLLTIDGAPQSYVDLDEPTHLEFEYARRLGHVLDTVADAGRPLDVLHLGGGALMLPRYVAATRPGSQQDVVEADRGLLELVSEHLPVPDGAGIRLHAGDARDWLETAADDSADVLVADVFGGSRVPAHLTSVAYVRQVARVLRGSGVYVANLADAAPFAFLRSQLATYGTVFEELALIAEPGVLRGRRFGNAVLVAAHRPFDTAALARLTASDAFAARVEHGPGLREFIGGARPVRDEDAVPSPEPPDGAFSIG, encoded by the coding sequence GTGAATGAGCCCATACCCGTGACCCGGCCCGTCGACTACGGCACCGCCAAGCTGATGCCCGACGTCGATCGGAAGTGGGCCTGGTTGCTGACCATCGACGGGGCTCCTCAGTCGTACGTGGATCTTGACGAACCGACACACCTGGAGTTCGAGTACGCCCGGCGGCTGGGGCATGTGCTCGACACCGTCGCCGACGCGGGGCGGCCGCTGGACGTGCTGCATCTCGGGGGCGGCGCGCTCATGCTGCCCCGGTACGTGGCCGCGACCCGGCCCGGCTCACAGCAGGACGTGGTCGAGGCCGATCGTGGGCTGCTGGAGCTGGTCTCCGAGCATCTGCCGGTTCCGGACGGGGCCGGCATCCGGCTGCACGCCGGGGACGCCCGGGACTGGCTGGAGACGGCCGCGGACGACTCGGCCGATGTGCTCGTGGCCGATGTCTTCGGCGGGTCACGGGTGCCGGCGCACCTGACGTCGGTCGCGTACGTCCGTCAGGTCGCGCGGGTTCTGCGGGGCAGTGGCGTCTATGTGGCGAACCTCGCCGATGCCGCGCCCTTCGCCTTCCTGCGCTCCCAGCTCGCCACCTACGGCACGGTGTTCGAGGAGCTGGCGCTGATCGCCGAGCCGGGTGTGCTGCGCGGCAGGCGGTTCGGCAACGCGGTGCTCGTCGCCGCGCACCGGCCCTTCGACACGGCGGCCCTGGCCCGCCTCACCGCCTCCGACGCCTTCGCGGCGAGGGTCGAACACGGGCCCGGCCTGCGGGAGTTCATCGGCGGGGCGCGGCCGGTGCGGGACGAGGACGCCGTACCGTCACCCGAGCCCCCGGACGGGGCTTTCAGCATCGGCTGA
- a CDS encoding MFS transporter — MTSAVDPRRRSRRPAWAGRNYSLLTASAFVTNLGSHGALIAAAFAVLEAGGDGGDVGLVAASRTLPLVLFLLIGGAVADRVPRHRVMVAANALNCLSQAAFAALVVAGEAQLWQMMLLTALGGTGQAFFSPAAEGMLLSSVKGEQASRAFAVFRMAMQGAAVGGAALGGAMVAAIGPGWVLAADAAAFAVAGSMRAFLDVSHIPQRAPGGGMLADLRDGWREFAGRPWLWAVVVQFSIANAVVAAADAVYGPLVARDHLGGAGPWGLALGFFGAGTVAGALLMTRWKPRRLLLAGTLCVFPLALPSAALAVPAPISVLCAVMFLTGVTLEVFGVSWMTALHQEIPEEKLSRVAAYDWFGSVALVPLATALAGPAETAVGRTSALWGCAALVVVVTAAVLCVPDVRNLRRRTKQVTASGHLGSADAESPVRGLG, encoded by the coding sequence GTGACCTCCGCCGTCGATCCCCGCCGTCGATCCCGCCGCCCCGCCTGGGCGGGCCGCAACTACAGCCTGCTGACCGCCTCGGCGTTCGTCACGAACCTCGGCAGCCACGGCGCCCTGATCGCCGCGGCGTTCGCGGTGCTGGAGGCCGGCGGCGACGGCGGGGACGTGGGCCTGGTGGCCGCCTCCCGCACCCTGCCCCTGGTGCTCTTCCTGCTCATCGGCGGTGCCGTCGCGGACCGGGTCCCGCGGCACCGGGTGATGGTCGCGGCCAACGCCCTCAACTGTCTCTCCCAGGCCGCCTTCGCCGCGCTCGTCGTTGCCGGCGAGGCCCAGCTGTGGCAGATGATGCTGCTGACCGCCCTCGGCGGCACCGGGCAGGCGTTCTTCAGCCCGGCGGCCGAGGGCATGCTGCTGTCGTCGGTCAAGGGCGAGCAGGCGAGCCGGGCGTTCGCCGTCTTCCGGATGGCCATGCAGGGAGCGGCGGTCGGCGGGGCCGCCCTCGGCGGTGCCATGGTGGCCGCGATCGGGCCCGGCTGGGTGCTGGCGGCCGACGCGGCGGCCTTCGCCGTCGCGGGGTCCATGCGGGCGTTCCTCGACGTGAGTCACATTCCGCAGCGTGCGCCGGGCGGCGGAATGCTCGCCGATCTGCGGGACGGCTGGCGGGAGTTCGCCGGGCGGCCGTGGCTGTGGGCTGTCGTCGTGCAGTTCTCCATCGCGAACGCGGTCGTCGCCGCGGCCGACGCGGTCTACGGCCCGCTGGTCGCCCGGGACCACCTGGGCGGGGCGGGCCCGTGGGGCCTGGCGCTGGGCTTCTTCGGCGCGGGCACGGTCGCCGGAGCCCTGCTCATGACCCGCTGGAAGCCACGCCGCCTGCTCCTCGCCGGCACCCTGTGCGTCTTCCCGCTCGCCCTCCCCTCCGCCGCGCTCGCCGTTCCCGCGCCGATCAGCGTGCTGTGCGCGGTGATGTTCCTCACCGGCGTGACGCTGGAGGTGTTCGGCGTCTCCTGGATGACGGCACTCCATCAGGAGATACCGGAGGAGAAGCTGTCCCGGGTCGCCGCGTACGACTGGTTCGGCTCGGTCGCGCTGGTCCCGCTGGCGACGGCCCTGGCCGGCCCGGCGGAGACGGCGGTCGGGCGCACGTCCGCGCTGTGGGGGTGCGCCGCGCTGGTCGTGGTCGTCACGGCGGCGGTCCTGTGCGTACCGGACGTACGGAACCTACGGCGTCGTACCAAGCAGGTGACCGCGAGCGGCCACCTCGGCTCAGCCGATGCTGAAAGCCCCGTCCGGGGGCTCGGGTGA
- a CDS encoding DUF4442 domain-containing protein encodes MSIGEMLAATVPMARTLNLEFLETTPDKAVVALPDQGEYHNHVGGPHAGAMFTLGESASGAIVLAAFGDQLARAVPLAVSAEIAYKKLAMGAVTATATLGRPAADVVAELDAGERPEFPVAIEIQRGDGAVTGEMTVVWTLRPNG; translated from the coding sequence ATGTCGATCGGCGAGATGCTCGCCGCCACCGTGCCCATGGCCCGGACCCTGAACCTCGAGTTCCTGGAGACCACGCCGGACAAGGCCGTGGTGGCTCTGCCGGACCAGGGGGAGTACCACAACCACGTGGGCGGGCCGCACGCCGGCGCCATGTTCACGCTCGGGGAGTCCGCCAGCGGGGCGATCGTGCTGGCCGCGTTCGGCGATCAGCTCGCGCGCGCCGTCCCGCTCGCCGTCAGTGCCGAGATCGCCTACAAGAAGCTCGCCATGGGCGCCGTCACCGCCACCGCGACGCTGGGCCGTCCGGCCGCCGACGTCGTCGCCGAGCTGGACGCGGGGGAGCGGCCCGAGTTCCCCGTGGCCATCGAGATCCAGCGCGGTGACGGAGCCGTCACCGGGGAGATGACGGTCGTCTGGACGCTGCGGCCGAACGGCTGA
- a CDS encoding RICIN domain-containing protein encodes MQSPYPPRPPYPPRPGASPSESDRDLVASLGKAGANGRAVALLMARHWRATYDYAAICLVSTESSASMVAAAAFHRVLGRPGGGALRPQLLAAVRDLVKEWAADGQISALLPELVKPTGGRGLRAARSVTPERRHIAERAFRALSGASQCLLWHTEVEAEPITVPAGLLGVDAATASAALEGVREQFRRGCVRAHGELAPTRECRYYNRLLDVPIRRGGALLPDVQQHLMECRYCRHAAEQLSHFEGGLEMLLAETVLGWGPRRYLDSRPRRGGSGPTPLDGPRHGGRHRPERLAPPRVRPKAVAMGVGLTALALLVTVLAAKGWTEESGVPAPGATWGAPSGKTLHPGAVSPPSSGGSPSAASAENPVEIAQGRLRNLDRGLCLDLRDGEVRTGARAELAECSSAASQQWSYRDNGLLGSAADPTLCLDSDIDEGTVVLADCLAHAGEVRYDLTVHGELLPRRSEGSAVASGEGVSVVVAERDGSEAQRWMLDGGLADVRGERSGSEKTEEKAGKKGKEKGEGKPEGRKGQENGTPAQPDAPSEPEHGSRGDAVPQPPDAESPRDGQDLPEGDPQSHYETRYVQDDSGSGAEPATPVDAVVALPAKVPATVSTVVGATGATLDSVLR; translated from the coding sequence GTGCAATCCCCTTACCCCCCACGACCGCCCTACCCGCCACGACCCGGGGCGAGCCCCTCGGAGTCGGACCGGGATCTCGTCGCGAGCCTCGGCAAGGCCGGTGCGAACGGCCGTGCCGTCGCACTGCTGATGGCCCGGCACTGGCGCGCCACCTACGACTACGCCGCCATCTGCCTGGTGTCCACGGAGAGTTCGGCCTCCATGGTGGCCGCCGCCGCGTTCCATCGCGTGCTCGGCCGACCGGGCGGCGGCGCCCTGCGTCCCCAACTCCTCGCCGCGGTAAGGGATCTGGTGAAGGAGTGGGCGGCAGACGGCCAAATTTCCGCTCTGTTGCCGGAACTCGTCAAACCGACGGGCGGCCGCGGGCTGCGTGCCGCGCGGTCCGTGACGCCCGAAAGGCGGCACATCGCCGAACGCGCATTCCGCGCTCTGTCGGGGGCCTCGCAATGCCTTCTCTGGCACACCGAGGTCGAGGCGGAACCGATAACCGTACCCGCTGGTCTGCTGGGGGTGGATGCGGCCACCGCGTCGGCGGCACTGGAGGGAGTGCGCGAGCAATTCAGGAGGGGCTGCGTCCGCGCCCACGGCGAACTCGCGCCCACCCGGGAATGCCGTTACTACAACCGTCTCCTGGATGTCCCCATTCGCCGGGGCGGTGCCCTGCTGCCCGATGTCCAGCAGCATCTGATGGAGTGCCGCTACTGCCGTCACGCCGCCGAGCAGCTCAGCCACTTCGAGGGCGGCCTCGAAATGCTGCTCGCCGAGACCGTGCTCGGCTGGGGCCCCCGGCGCTATCTCGACTCCCGTCCCAGGCGGGGCGGCTCGGGGCCGACGCCATTGGACGGCCCGCGACACGGTGGGCGGCACCGTCCCGAGCGCCTGGCTCCGCCGCGCGTCCGTCCGAAGGCCGTCGCCATGGGGGTCGGTCTCACCGCTCTCGCGCTGCTTGTGACGGTCCTCGCGGCCAAGGGCTGGACCGAGGAGAGCGGCGTCCCCGCCCCGGGTGCCACCTGGGGCGCGCCAAGCGGCAAGACCCTCCACCCGGGCGCGGTGTCCCCGCCTTCGTCCGGCGGCTCACCGTCGGCCGCCTCGGCCGAGAACCCTGTCGAGATCGCTCAGGGCCGGCTCCGCAACCTCGACCGGGGCCTGTGCCTGGACCTCCGCGACGGCGAGGTCCGCACCGGTGCCCGGGCCGAGCTGGCGGAGTGCTCGTCCGCCGCTTCCCAGCAGTGGTCGTACCGGGACAACGGCCTGCTGGGCAGCGCCGCCGACCCCACCCTCTGCCTCGACTCCGACATCGACGAGGGCACGGTCGTCCTGGCGGACTGCCTCGCGCACGCCGGCGAGGTGCGCTACGACCTCACCGTCCACGGCGAGCTTCTGCCGCGCCGGTCCGAGGGATCGGCCGTCGCGTCCGGTGAGGGCGTGAGCGTGGTGGTCGCCGAACGGGACGGGTCGGAGGCGCAGCGCTGGATGCTCGACGGCGGGCTCGCAGACGTACGCGGGGAGAGATCCGGGTCCGAGAAGACAGAGGAGAAGGCGGGGAAGAAGGGAAAGGAGAAGGGAGAGGGGAAGCCGGAGGGGAGGAAGGGGCAGGAGAACGGGACACCCGCGCAGCCCGACGCCCCCTCGGAACCCGAGCACGGGTCGCGGGGGGACGCCGTCCCCCAGCCGCCCGACGCGGAGTCTCCGCGCGATGGGCAGGACCTGCCGGAGGGGGACCCGCAGTCCCACTACGAGACGCGATACGTCCAGGACGACTCCGGCAGCGGAGCCGAGCCCGCCACCCCCGTCGACGCCGTCGTGGCCCTCCCCGCCAAGGTGCCGGCCACGGTCTCCACGGTCGTGGGCGCGACCGGCGCGACGCTCGACTCCGTCCTGCGCTAG